The DNA window GGGCGCCAGCGTGATCATCACCGGCCTGTCGTCCGAAATCGCCCTAACCCTGGTGACGATCGGGTTGGACCTGTCGAAGATGAACGCCGTCGGTGACCTGCAGGGCGGCATCGAGGAGGCCGAACGTCTGCTGGGTTACGAGGTCAGCCGCACCGGCGAGCAGACCGGATAACGCGGGCGGCAGGCCAGACCATTCATGGCAGTACCGATCCTCAAGCAGGGCACAATCCTCATCGCCTCGGTGCAGGCCGCGCTCTCGGACTCCGACACCGAACAGCTCCAGCACGACCTTATGGAGCGCGTCAGCCAGTTCCGCGCACACGGCATCATCATCGACGTCACCGCGATCGACGTGATGGACTCGTTCGCCGCACGATCGCTGCGGACCATTGCGCACATGACCCGGCTGCGCGGCGCCAACACGGTAATCGCGGGTCTGCAACCCGAAGTGGCCTTCGCCATGGTGCAGCTCGGTCTCGTATTCGACGACATGTACACCGCGCTGGACCTGGAAGAGGGTCTGGCGCTGTTGAATCGGATGCTCGACAGCCGCAAGTCGACGATCGGACGCGACGGTGCCGACTGACTTCGTGGTCGATATCAACAACCCCGACGACATCGTCACCGCGCGCCAAGCTGGGCACGAACTCGCCCGCCAGCTCGGCTTCTCGTTGACCGACGTCACCATGATCGCCACGGCGATCTCTGAAATCGCCCGCAACATAACCAGTTACGCCGGCCGGGGCGAGGTCCGAGTCGGTGTTCAACTCCGCGACGGCAGACAGGCGTTGGTGGTGCGGGCCGAAGACGACGGTCCGGGCATCGCCGACGTGGACCGCGCGCTTGACGACGGCTATTCCACAGGACGCGGACTCGGGCTCGGCCTGCCCGGCGCGCGCAGGCTGATGGACCGCCTGCAGATCGAGTCGGAGTTGGGCAACGGCACCGTCATCGAAATGTGGAAATGGATACCCGACAGTGTTTAGGCATGGCAGGTTCGGGCCGATCGAGTGGGCCGCGGTGCGACGCCCACGACCTGGGGAAGCGGTCTGTGGCGATCATCCTGTCGCGCTCGACATCGGCGAGGACGCCGCGCTTTTCGGCGTGATCGACGGGCTCGGCCACGGAGAGGCTGCGGCCGCGGCTGCGCAACGGGCGGCAGAGATCGTGGACGTGCGTCGCGCCGAGCCGCTGGATGTGGTGATACAGCGCTGTCATCAGGCGCTGACCGAAACCCGCGGTGTTGCAATGACTCTGGCCAGGGTGGATTTCGAAACCGACGCGTTGAGCTGGATCGGCGTCGGCAACGTCGCGGCCGACCTGGTTGCCAAGCATCCGGTCGGCGTCGAAGTACGTTCGTCGGCGCTGCTGGTCGGCGGCATCGTCGGCTACCGAATGCCACAGACCCTTTCGGCCAGTCAGGTGTCGATGTCGCCCGGTGACCTTCTGGTCATGTCGAGCGACGGCATCGCCGAACATCACCTCGAAAGCATCGATTTCGCCGCGCACGCGACGACGATCGCCGAACAGCTCGTGGGTCTATACGGCAGGGAAACCGACGATGCGCTGGTGCTGGCGGCACGACACCGAGGCATCTCATGACCGACCCGGCCGAAGAGGCGTTCTACGTACAGTACGCCGCGGCGTTGACCGCCTTTCTTGAGTCCAACTCCGAGGCCAGCCTTGCCGTCGGTCACGAACTCGGCCGCCGTGCGCTCAGCGAGCGGATGAGCATGCTCGGCATCATCGAGAACCACGCGCGACTCGTCGTGGAGATCAAGCAGGGCATGCCGATCGATCCAGATGCCCCTCTCCAATTCCTGCTGCAGACGCTGGCCGCGCTTGACGTGGCCACCCGCGGATTCCTGGACGGCACAAGGCGTTACGAACAGCAACGCGCTCGTGCCCAGGACCTCGCCGACCGCGACGAGTTTCGCGATGCGCTGGTGAATTCGCTGCAGGAAGGCTTCTTCGTCGCCGATCACACCGGGGCCGTCGTCGAGATCAACGACGCGTTCTCCGAGATCACCGGCTACGGCGCTGCCGAGCTGCCGTACACGCCGCCGTACCCGTGGGTGGCCGACGATTCCGAGGCCAACGCGAAGCTGTCTGCGCTGAGGGACGGAGGCAGAACCACCACCGAGACATCGATTCGGCACCGCGACGGATCGCTTCGATGGGCGGCGCTGTCCATAAGCGTCGTGACGGCGCAAGGCGTCGACCGCCGCGTCTACGTGGGAACGATCCGCGATATCACCGCGACGCGCGTCGTGGCGGACCGTGAGCGCGCGGTCGCACGACTGGCCACCGCCGTCAGCGTGTCTAGAACTGTCGATGAGATCTTGGCCGCCGCACTGACTCAATCGCGCTCTCGGCTCGACACGCAACGCCTGATGGCGGTCGTGTGGCCGCAGGGCGATTCCGATCCCGTCGTCCATACGGCTGGCGAACCCCGCGTATCGAAATGGGCTGATCTCGAGGAGGATTGGCAACGCACTTTCGACGATGCCCGCGACTGGTTGCCACTGACCGTCACCCCGGTCGGAGCCGCGCCGAGCGCTGGAACGACGCGCGGGTTCGTGGCCGTGACGTCAGGCGCGCGCGATGTCGTGGTGTGCCTGGAGCACCGTGTTCCGCGCAGGGTCAGCGACGAGGACCGCCAGCTCGTCATGGCGCTGTTCGGTCATATCGGCCTGGCCATGCAACATGTCCGGCAGTTCGAGATCGCGCGCGAGACGTCGCTGACGCTGCAGCGTTCACTACTGCCTGCGAGCACGTTGCCCGCGGGCAGCGCTGTGCGGTATGAGCCCGCGGTACCGCCGCTGGAGATCGGCGGCGACTTCTACGACGTGCTGCCCGTCGGTGAGAACCGCATCGGCATCATCGTCGGCGACTGCGTGGGCAGCGGCCTACCCGCTGCCGCGGTGATGGGCCAGTTGCGGGCATCGACGCGCGCACTACTGCTCACGGGCGCCGAACCCGCCCGGCTTCTGGAACAGCTCGACGCCGTCGCCGAGTTCATTCCAGATGCGTTCTGCGCCACGGTATTCGTCGCGATCGCGGATATGGACGCCCAGACCCTGCAGTACAGCAACGCCGGGCATGTGCCGCCGGTCTTCGCGGCCGGTTCGGCGCCCCCGGAGCTGCTGACCGGCGGCCACTCGGTGCCGCTGGCGGTACAGCGCAACGAACCCCGGCCGCAGGCCTCACGTGCGTTGACTGCGGGCTCCACACTGCTGTTGTACACCGACGGTCTAGTCGAGCGGCGCGACCGATCTATCGACGAACAGATCGATCGAGTCGCCGAAGTGGTGTCCGAAACCGTCGATCTACCAGTGGAATCCGTGGCCGACGAGATCCTGCGCAGACTCGCCCCGGAGGGGGGATACGACGACGACGTCGCGATCGTGGTCTATCGATGCCCCCCGTCGCCCTTGCTCATCGACGACGACGCGGACCCGCGACGGTTGAGCGACATCCGGCACCGACTGGCCGCCTGGCTGGGCGCCAACGACATTGGAGAACCGCTCGTCGACGACATCGTGCTGGTCGTCAACGAGGCCTGCTCGAACTGCGTCGAACACGCCTACCGTGGCCGGGACCCTGGCCGCATGCGCATCGAGGCGCAAATCCGTGACGGGAGCGTAGAAATCCGCGTCGTCGACTCCGGCTCGTGGAAGACACCGCCCGACGATCCCGGCACCCGCGGCCGGGGCCTGCTGCTCATGCGCACCGTCAGCGATCTGGTCGACGTCAGCGGCGGTGACGACGGCACATCCGTGGAGATGTCGTTCCAGCTGTCCAACGTGGACAGGCTGGCTAGCGCTCCCGCTTCGCAATAGCGGCCTCGAGTTCGGCTTCCAGCGCACCCTCTTCGCGGCCCAGGGCGACAGTCGCGGCGGCCATCGCGACGAGGGCGACGGTGATCGCGACGGCTTTGATGCCGTTGACCGTCATGTGCTCGCCGAGCACGACGGCACCGAGCACCACGGCGATGAGCGGCTCCAGTACCAGCATCGTCGGCACCGAGGTCTGTAGTGATCCCGCATGGAACGCCGACTGCTGCAACAGCACCGCGATGATCCCGATCACCACGAGCAGATACGGCGCGGGCGTGGTGAGGACTGCGCGAACGCCGTCGTGGGTCAGCATGTGCACCACGAGCTTGGTGAGCATCGCGACGACGCCGAACAGCACGCCCACGGCCACCGCGAGTAGCACCGCCCGTCGCCAGCCTGGGTTGCGGATCGCCACGAACACGCACGCCGATACCGCCACGATGCACACCACGGCGACGATCGCCGTCAGAGGCACCGAGGCCTCGTAGTCGCCGGCGCTGGTCTTGGCCAACACCACGAATACGGCCAACGCGGCGGTGAGCAGCAGCGCCCACAGCCACTCAGCGCGGGTGACGCGGCGATTGGCCAGGCGAGCACTGAGCGGCAGCGCGAACAGCAGAGCGGACACAAGTATGGGTTGGACCAGTAGCAGTGAGCCGTAGGCCAGCGCGACCGCCTGGAAGGCGAACCCGGCCACCGCGGCGCCGGTGCCGGCCCACCACAGCGGTCTGCGGATCAGCGTCAGCACCATCAAGGCGCTCACGCCCTGTTCCTCGGGAACGTCCATGGTGGCCCGCTGCCGGACCACGATGCCGATGGCGAGGAAGAGAGCGGCGAGCAAGGCGAACAGCACCGCCAGACCATGGCCTACCAAAGGGGATCAGCTCCTCTTAAACGTTACCGACCACAGCCGGCCCATCCGACAACACCAACATATGGGGCGCCCCATGTGTCGGCCGACTGCGCCCCCATGATCATCATCAAGTTTTGGCCTCCGATCTTGTGGGCATTAAGCCTGCATGAATTTGCGACGGTTGGTTTTGCTGGCAGGTGCGGTCGTGTTGGTCGTCGGTGTGATCGGTCTGCTCATGCCCGTATCGGTGGCCGGTTCCGAAGGCCAGAAGATCGGCTGTGGGAACGCGATCGCCGCCGATGACTCTGCGGCCCGCGAGGCCGACAACAACAACCCCGTCAATCTGCCGATCCTCAACGAGGTGATTCCTCACACGGACTATGTGGCGCTGTGTGCGTCGGCGGTGTCCGAGAGGCGCACGTGGTCCATTCCGGTGGCGATTGTCGGCCTGGTGGTGATCGCCGGAGGGTTCTTTGTCGGCGGACGCACCGGCAGCGCTCGAACCGTCTAGCTCGCTTCGCGACTGGAAACCCCATATAGGCGTGTGCTCGACTCCGTCATCACGTAGTCATCCGCAGGGCAGCATCCGAAGCCTCATGCACTCACAGTAACCGCGCTCGTCTGCGGGAGCGGTCTGCCCGCCGTCTCTCTCAGCGTCAGGACCGTGCCAAGCGAGATGACGGCGGCGATGATCAGGTACACCGCGGGCGCCGTGTTGCCGGACTGCGCCGTGAGCCAGGTGACGACATACGGCGTCGTGCCGCCGAACCCGGCGACGCAGATGTTGTAGCCGATGGAGAAGCCGCTGTAGCGCACGGTCGTGGCGAACAGCTCGACGCCGGCCGATACGGCGGTCGACACATAGATGGACTCGATGGCCGCGAGCACGCAGTGGGCCGTGATCGCCGCGGCTAGCGACCCGGAGTTCAGCAGCAGGAACAACGGATAGGAAAGGACCACGAAGGCCACCGACCCGGCGATCAACATCGGCTTGCGCCCGATCCGATCGGACAGCGCGGCCAACGGAAGGATGAGCACGAGCGCCACGAATGTCGCCAGCGTCATGGACGTGAACGCCTCGGTCTTGGAGAACTTCAGCGTCACGATCAAATAGGACTGCAGGAACGTGAACACGACGTAGTAGCCGACGTTGAACACGATGAACAGGCCGATCACCTGCAAGATCGGCCGCCAGGACGTGGTCAGGGCTTCACGCAGCGGAGAGGACGCCACCTGTTCGGTCTTGCTGAGTTCGGCGAACTGCGGGGTGTCGTCGAGGCGCAGCCGGATGTAGAGGCCGATCACGCCCAGCGGCAGGGCCATCAGGAACGGGATCCGCCAGCCGTAGGTGTTCATCGCCTCGGCGGGCAGCAGCGCAGACAGCAGCGTCACCGTCACGGATCCGATCAGGAACCCGACCACGCCCGACCACGCCATGAACGTGACGGTCAGGCCGCGGCGTTTCTCGGAGGCGAACTCCGCGAGGTAGACCGCCCCGCCGCCGTACTCGCCGCCGGCCGAGAAACCCTGAAGACAGCGCAGTCCAAACAGCAGTAGGGGGGCGGCGACGCCGATCGAGGCATATGTCGGGAGCAGACCGATGGCGACCGTTGCGCCGGACATCAGCAGGATCACCACCGCGAGCACGCGCTGTCGTCCGATTCGGTCACCCAGCGGGCCGAACACGAATCCGCCGAGCGGCCGCATGAAGAACGCGGCGGCGAAGATCGCGAACGTCTTGAGCAGCGCCGCCGTTTCGTCGCCCGCCGGAAAGAAGTTCGCGGCGATGAAGGTCGCCAGGAATCCGTAGATGGCGAAGTCAAACCACTCGACGGCGTTGCCGATCGATGCGCCAGTGACTGCCTTGCGCAC is part of the Mycolicibacterium tusciae JS617 genome and encodes:
- a CDS encoding SpoIIE family protein phosphatase yields the protein MFRHGRFGPIEWAAVRRPRPGEAVCGDHPVALDIGEDAALFGVIDGLGHGEAAAAAAQRAAEIVDVRRAEPLDVVIQRCHQALTETRGVAMTLARVDFETDALSWIGVGNVAADLVAKHPVGVEVRSSALLVGGIVGYRMPQTLSASQVSMSPGDLLVMSSDGIAEHHLESIDFAAHATTIAEQLVGLYGRETDDALVLAARHRGIS
- a CDS encoding MFS transporter; this translates as MSRDVRKAVTGASIGNAVEWFDFAIYGFLATFIAANFFPAGDETAALLKTFAIFAAAFFMRPLGGFVFGPLGDRIGRQRVLAVVILLMSGATVAIGLLPTYASIGVAAPLLLFGLRCLQGFSAGGEYGGGAVYLAEFASEKRRGLTVTFMAWSGVVGFLIGSVTVTLLSALLPAEAMNTYGWRIPFLMALPLGVIGLYIRLRLDDTPQFAELSKTEQVASSPLREALTTSWRPILQVIGLFIVFNVGYYVVFTFLQSYLIVTLKFSKTEAFTSMTLATFVALVLILPLAALSDRIGRKPMLIAGSVAFVVLSYPLFLLLNSGSLAAAITAHCVLAAIESIYVSTAVSAGVELFATTVRYSGFSIGYNICVAGFGGTTPYVVTWLTAQSGNTAPAVYLIIAAVISLGTVLTLRETAGRPLPQTSAVTVSA
- a CDS encoding SpoIIE family protein phosphatase, with the protein product MTDPAEEAFYVQYAAALTAFLESNSEASLAVGHELGRRALSERMSMLGIIENHARLVVEIKQGMPIDPDAPLQFLLQTLAALDVATRGFLDGTRRYEQQRARAQDLADRDEFRDALVNSLQEGFFVADHTGAVVEINDAFSEITGYGAAELPYTPPYPWVADDSEANAKLSALRDGGRTTTETSIRHRDGSLRWAALSISVVTAQGVDRRVYVGTIRDITATRVVADRERAVARLATAVSVSRTVDEILAAALTQSRSRLDTQRLMAVVWPQGDSDPVVHTAGEPRVSKWADLEEDWQRTFDDARDWLPLTVTPVGAAPSAGTTRGFVAVTSGARDVVVCLEHRVPRRVSDEDRQLVMALFGHIGLAMQHVRQFEIARETSLTLQRSLLPASTLPAGSAVRYEPAVPPLEIGGDFYDVLPVGENRIGIIVGDCVGSGLPAAAVMGQLRASTRALLLTGAEPARLLEQLDAVAEFIPDAFCATVFVAIADMDAQTLQYSNAGHVPPVFAAGSAPPELLTGGHSVPLAVQRNEPRPQASRALTAGSTLLLYTDGLVERRDRSIDEQIDRVAEVVSETVDLPVESVADEILRRLAPEGGYDDDVAIVVYRCPPSPLLIDDDADPRRLSDIRHRLAAWLGANDIGEPLVDDIVLVVNEACSNCVEHAYRGRDPGRMRIEAQIRDGSVEIRVVDSGSWKTPPDDPGTRGRGLLLMRTVSDLVDVSGGDDGTSVEMSFQLSNVDRLASAPASQ
- a CDS encoding DMT family transporter, producing MVGHGLAVLFALLAALFLAIGIVVRQRATMDVPEEQGVSALMVLTLIRRPLWWAGTGAAVAGFAFQAVALAYGSLLLVQPILVSALLFALPLSARLANRRVTRAEWLWALLLTAALAVFVVLAKTSAGDYEASVPLTAIVAVVCIVAVSACVFVAIRNPGWRRAVLLAVAVGVLFGVVAMLTKLVVHMLTHDGVRAVLTTPAPYLLVVIGIIAVLLQQSAFHAGSLQTSVPTMLVLEPLIAVVLGAVVLGEHMTVNGIKAVAITVALVAMAAATVALGREEGALEAELEAAIAKRER
- a CDS encoding anti-sigma regulatory factor, with protein sequence MPTDFVVDINNPDDIVTARQAGHELARQLGFSLTDVTMIATAISEIARNITSYAGRGEVRVGVQLRDGRQALVVRAEDDGPGIADVDRALDDGYSTGRGLGLGLPGARRLMDRLQIESELGNGTVIEMWKWIPDSV
- a CDS encoding STAS domain-containing protein, giving the protein MAVPILKQGTILIASVQAALSDSDTEQLQHDLMERVSQFRAHGIIIDVTAIDVMDSFAARSLRTIAHMTRLRGANTVIAGLQPEVAFAMVQLGLVFDDMYTALDLEEGLALLNRMLDSRKSTIGRDGAD